The window GTACCGTGGCGGACAGCACGGCCGGTCACACGTTCGGTTCACGGTACGTCTTCGCACCGATCGAGCGTAAGACACTCGAGCTTGCAACGCGCTTCGACTGGGCAATCAGCCGTACGCTCACTCTCGAGCTGTTTCTTCAGCCGTTTGTCTCGAGCGGTGACTATCTCGAGTTTCGAGAGCTGGAACGCCCTTCCTCTCGCGACTATGACTCCTACTCGGAGATCGGAGACGTGAGTTTCGATGAGGAGGCAAACCGATACACGATCGATCCGGACGGGAGCGGCCCCGCGCAGCCTTTTTCATTTCAGAACCCCGACTTCAACGTGCGTAGCCTGCGAGGCAATGTCGTCGTGCGGTGGGAGTTCCGGCCCGGTTCCGCCGCCTACCTCGTCTGGACTCAGAACCGGGCGGAGCGGGCACTCGTCGGCGATTTCGACGCGGGCCGGGATTTCGATGCCCTCCTCGGCCTTGATGCCGATGACGTCATCCTGGTGAAGGTGAGCTACTGGCTCGGATTGTAGGGCGCGCTGTCAGCTGCGTGTCAGCGGCTTATAGCTCAGCATGAGAGGTTTCACGCCCAGAGACGCCAGCTCGGAAATCGCTACGGCGATCTGCGCGATTCGTGGGCAATGTGATTGAGCGTCGGCTGGTCGGACTCGAACGCCGCCGGGAGCGGAAGATTTCGCCGAACTTCGGCTCAACTCGAGCTCGTGCGAAAAATTCTGACCTTCGAGATCGGTCGCGAATCTACCTTTTAACCCGCCACTCAACTGTCGTAAAGTCATGACGAAGTGGTAGAGAGGCATCTCTGGCGGGAGGAATTCTGTCCGACAAGCGCAGCCCTGATTCTCTGAAGCTGGCCCGACTCAGAATCGGTTCAGCAGTAACGGCGACGCTTCTGTATCTCGTGTTTGGTCTGCTCTGGATCGCGGTCAACGGCGCGATCGTCGACAGGTTGTTCGACAATCCGGACCAGATCGTTGGTTTCGAGCTTCTGAAGGGAATCGTCTTCGTCCTGGTCTCGACGGCGCTGCTGTACCTCTTCATCACCCGGCACGCACGGCGGGTTCTCGAGTCGGAGATGGAGAGTGAGTCGAAGCTTTCGATGATGGTCGACCAGCTCCCCGCAATCCTGTGGACGATTGATTCTGATCTGATCATCGATTCGATCACGGGATCGGGGCTTCGCCTGCTCGGACCTGCGGCAAATCAGAGTCTCGGGAGGAATGCGACCGACCTGGTTCCACGATTTGCCGCAGACGTGCTCGAGAAGGCAGTTAGGGGGACTCCAGGGACGTATGTCATCGAGTTTGAAGATCGAATATTGCGGACGTGGGTCGAGCCGATGCGAAGCGATGGGGATCTCGTCGGTGCGATCGCGCTGTCGATCGACATCACGGAGCAGGAAGCAGTCCGCAGGAACCTGGAGGCTTCCATGCGGGCACTCTGGCGGGTCCAGGACGAGCTGGTCGAGAAGAGCCGGGCACTCGAAAGATCCTCGGCGCAGCTGATCGACGCTCAGGAATCAGAAAGAGAGAGGATCGCCCGCGAGCTTCATGACGAGCTCGGCGGGATCTTCACCTCCCTCAGTTTCGACGTTGCGCTGATCGGCGAGAACGCTGCTGATCCGGCACTCGTGACCGAGCGAAGCAGTGAAATGCTCCGCCGCATCGACGGTGCGATGAAGCGAGTGAGAGAGATTGCCCACGACCTCCGGCCGAAGGTGCTCGACGACTTCGGGCTGGTCGCCGCGATCGAGGATCTCGTCGCTGCGTTCTCCGACCGCTACGGCATCGAGACGAATCTGTCGAGTCGCCCGGAGGAGATCACCGTCGGGAGGGGTTACGACATCATGCTCTACCGGATCGTTCAGGAAGCACTGACGAACGTCGTGAAACATGCCGCGGCGACTCGTGCTGAAGTGAGGTTGAGGTTGTCTGATCACCATGTGGTTGCGGAGATCCGGGACGACGGAAGGGGCATCCGACCGGAAGAGATGGATGCGACGGGCTCACTCGGACTCGTGGGGATGCGTGAACGAGCCGATATCCTGGGAGGGGACCTGGCGATCGAGCCATTCGCGGGGAAAGGAACGATCGTGAGAGTGAAGGTGCCGCTGAGCAGGAGGGAGCAGTCATGATCCGGATCCTTCTCGTCGACGATCACGCCCTGGTCCGGGCCGGCCTGCGCCGGATCCTCGAGACGCAGCAGGATATGGAAGTGGCGGGGGAAGCAGGAACTGGTGCCGAGGCGCTCGACCTGATCCGAGCCGGCGAGCTCGACATCGTTCTTCTCGACCTGTCGCTTCCCGATTTCAGCGGGATCGATCTGATGAAGTCGATCCTGGCTGCAGATCCATCGAGGA is drawn from Acidobacteriota bacterium and contains these coding sequences:
- a CDS encoding PAS domain-containing sensor histidine kinase, producing the protein MFGLLWIAVNGAIVDRLFDNPDQIVGFELLKGIVFVLVSTALLYLFITRHARRVLESEMESESKLSMMVDQLPAILWTIDSDLIIDSITGSGLRLLGPAANQSLGRNATDLVPRFAADVLEKAVRGTPGTYVIEFEDRILRTWVEPMRSDGDLVGAIALSIDITEQEAVRRNLEASMRALWRVQDELVEKSRALERSSAQLIDAQESERERIARELHDELGGIFTSLSFDVALIGENAADPALVTERSSEMLRRIDGAMKRVREIAHDLRPKVLDDFGLVAAIEDLVAAFSDRYGIETNLSSRPEEITVGRGYDIMLYRIVQEALTNVVKHAAATRAEVRLRLSDHHVVAEIRDDGRGIRPEEMDATGSLGLVGMRERADILGGDLAIEPFAGKGTIVRVKVPLSRREQS